In Nitrosophilus alvini, the following are encoded in one genomic region:
- the queC gene encoding 7-cyano-7-deazaguanine synthase QueC, with the protein MKKAICIISGGMDSAVAAYMAKNEGYEIIAVHFNYGQRTERKELECFRNISRSLNAKTYEIDLPFFKLIGASALTDEKIEVPTEGIKPGIPVTYVPFRNGIFLSIAAAVAEKEGATSIYIGVVEEDSSGYPDCREAFIEAMQKAINLGTKDETIIEIATPLVHLKKEDIVSKAVELGVPLEYTWSCYQSEDKACGVCDSCRLRLKGFKKAGIEDKIPYEVVEG; encoded by the coding sequence ATGAAAAAAGCGATCTGTATTATCAGTGGAGGCATGGATAGTGCTGTTGCGGCATATATGGCTAAAAATGAAGGCTATGAAATAATCGCCGTGCATTTTAACTACGGACAAAGGACTGAGAGAAAAGAGCTTGAATGTTTCAGAAACATATCAAGATCTTTAAATGCCAAAACTTACGAAATAGATCTTCCCTTTTTTAAACTTATAGGTGCCTCTGCATTGACTGATGAAAAAATAGAAGTACCTACAGAGGGAATAAAGCCCGGCATACCAGTTACTTATGTCCCTTTTAGAAACGGTATTTTTTTAAGTATTGCGGCAGCAGTTGCAGAAAAAGAGGGAGCAACGTCTATATATATCGGTGTTGTTGAGGAGGATAGCAGCGGATATCCCGACTGCAGAGAAGCATTTATAGAAGCTATGCAAAAAGCGATAAATCTTGGTACAAAAGATGAGACGATTATTGAAATCGCTACACCTTTAGTCCATCTAAAGAAAGAGGACATCGTATCCAAAGCGGTTGAGTTGGGTGTGCCCCTGGAATACACCTGGAGCTGCTATCAAAGTGAAGATAAAGCTTGCGGAGTATGCGATAGCTGCCGTTTGAGATTGAAAGGATTTAAAAAAGCCGGTATAGAAGACAAGATACCTTATGAGGTGGTCGAAGGTTAA
- a CDS encoding TRAP transporter substrate-binding protein yields the protein MKRRVFLTGSAILAASAITGCGTGKEGEEKKRFNINRNRKVKIKLATSWPANFPIMGEGVERFAKRVKEASGGSIKIKVYPKNVLVPALAVFDATSSGQIDAFHSGPYYWKGKNAAFSLFGGFPFGFTSNEMGAWMNYGGGLDIWRELYARYNLYPLLGGNTDTQMGGWFRKPIESLSDLKGLKMRIPGLGGEVMAKLGVNPILLPAGEIFTSLERGTIDATEWVGPALDIKMGFYKVAKYYYSGFHEPGSVLELTFNRHKWEKLSKEHKAIIEMASNELNSQMVYDFQTQNAKALKTIEKYGVKLMNFPDEIVEAAKKALFEVIEEQSDKSKDFRAVWEKIEPFWKDNREWTKLGMGNFLKMRG from the coding sequence GTGAAAAGAAGAGTTTTTTTGACAGGAAGTGCCATTCTGGCAGCATCTGCAATTACCGGCTGCGGAACTGGCAAAGAGGGTGAAGAAAAAAAACGATTCAATATAAACAGAAACAGAAAAGTCAAGATAAAACTGGCAACGAGCTGGCCTGCAAATTTTCCAATAATGGGGGAAGGTGTAGAGAGGTTTGCAAAAAGAGTTAAAGAAGCCAGTGGCGGCAGTATCAAAATAAAAGTTTATCCCAAAAATGTACTCGTTCCTGCTCTGGCTGTATTCGATGCCACCAGCAGCGGCCAGATAGACGCCTTTCATTCAGGTCCATACTACTGGAAAGGTAAAAATGCCGCATTTAGCCTTTTTGGCGGCTTTCCTTTCGGTTTTACATCAAATGAAATGGGTGCATGGATGAACTACGGCGGAGGCCTTGATATTTGGAGAGAACTTTATGCCAGATACAATCTCTATCCTCTTTTGGGAGGTAATACCGATACTCAGATGGGAGGATGGTTTAGAAAACCTATAGAATCCCTCTCAGATCTCAAAGGCCTTAAGATGAGAATACCCGGTCTAGGTGGAGAGGTAATGGCAAAACTGGGTGTAAATCCCATACTTCTTCCCGCAGGCGAGATATTTACTTCACTTGAAAGAGGCACGATAGATGCTACCGAATGGGTAGGACCTGCTCTTGATATAAAAATGGGATTTTACAAAGTTGCAAAATATTACTACAGCGGATTTCATGAACCGGGTTCCGTACTTGAACTGACTTTTAACAGACACAAATGGGAAAAGCTATCCAAAGAACACAAGGCTATCATAGAGATGGCATCAAATGAGCTTAATTCTCAGATGGTATATGATTTCCAGACTCAAAACGCAAAAGCACTGAAAACTATAGAAAAATACGGCGTGAAGTTGATGAATTTTCCTGATGAAATAGTAGAAGCCGCAAAAAAAGCGCTATTCGAAGTTATTGAAGAACAAAGCGATAAAAGTAAGGATTTTAGAGCCGTATGGGAAAAAATTGAGCCTTTCTGGAAAGATAACAGAGAGTGGACAAAACTGGGAATGGGAAATTTCCTGAAAATGAGGGGATGA
- a CDS encoding calcium:proton antiporter, with amino-acid sequence MESSDTPSPSRSKELFFAYWDIVGGFVFAILAFIFHKNGHSHLSTLLAALSIGFLSVTISEIAEILAERLGEPYGSFVLTFSAVAVEILLLFMILQESSSNPEAIETVKSGIISAVIVDMNVLLGLAVFIGGLAFKEQEHNEDTSSTYTTILLVTALALLVPSLLQFSPGGEEKLKQASVIVSFLLIGFYIVIYIFQTKTHSHFFKPTARSRIFRLKRKKGEGEEEEEENYIFEKLPNFINLFVIFMLILIVGIAAEIFAADGMPLFKEMGISTGLAGLIIAIISVSPELFTAIKAAKNDQIQRVVNIAMGASTVSILLTVPILMALASLNGIDLTLDFNSLQIGALILTVILAWKTTDDGETNYFEGISHLMFFICFAVIAALY; translated from the coding sequence TTGGAAAGTTCCGACACACCATCCCCCTCGCGTAGTAAAGAGCTATTTTTTGCATATTGGGATATTGTAGGAGGTTTTGTTTTTGCCATACTGGCTTTTATCTTTCACAAAAACGGTCATTCTCATCTGAGCACACTTCTTGCAGCTCTATCGATAGGTTTTCTTTCTGTCACCATATCAGAAATTGCAGAAATTCTTGCCGAAAGACTGGGTGAACCTTACGGCAGTTTCGTATTGACTTTCAGTGCAGTAGCTGTTGAGATATTGCTTCTATTTATGATCTTGCAAGAGTCCAGCAGCAATCCTGAAGCGATTGAGACAGTAAAAAGCGGTATTATTTCCGCAGTAATAGTCGATATGAATGTTCTACTAGGTCTTGCGGTTTTCATAGGCGGCCTTGCATTCAAAGAGCAGGAACATAACGAAGATACATCAAGTACATATACGACTATTCTGCTTGTTACTGCTTTGGCACTTCTGGTCCCAAGTCTTTTACAATTCTCACCCGGAGGCGAAGAAAAACTAAAACAGGCAAGTGTTATAGTCTCATTTCTTCTTATCGGTTTTTATATAGTTATCTATATATTTCAGACAAAAACGCACTCCCATTTCTTCAAACCTACAGCAAGAAGTAGAATTTTCAGACTAAAAAGAAAAAAGGGAGAAGGAGAAGAAGAGGAAGAGGAGAATTATATTTTTGAAAAACTTCCCAATTTCATAAATCTTTTTGTTATTTTTATGCTTATTCTTATAGTTGGAATAGCCGCAGAAATTTTCGCAGCAGACGGTATGCCGCTTTTTAAAGAAATGGGAATATCAACAGGACTCGCCGGTCTTATAATAGCAATAATAAGTGTTTCACCTGAACTTTTTACAGCTATCAAAGCTGCAAAAAACGATCAGATACAAAGAGTTGTAAATATAGCTATGGGAGCGTCTACCGTATCAATTCTTCTTACTGTTCCAATTTTGATGGCGCTTGCAAGTCTCAACGGAATTGATCTGACACTTGATTTTAACAGTCTTCAGATAGGAGCGTTAATACTGACCGTTATACTTGCATGGAAAACCACCGATGACGGTGAAACAAACTATTTCGAAGGAATATCACATCTAATGTTTTTTATCTGTTTTGCTGTAATTGCAGCACTATATTAA
- the metG gene encoding methionine--tRNA ligase, with the protein MSSKMYITTPIYYVNDVPHIGHAYTTIIADTVARYARLRGMDTFFLTGTDEHGQKIEQSAKAKGKTPQEYADEISRKFKELWDSFEISYDKFIRTTDKEHIEGVQKAFEIMYERGDIYKGTYEGHYCISCEAFFPESQLVDGEFCPDCGKETVIVKEESYFFRLSKYQEKLLDWYKSEEECILPKSKKNEVIKFVEGGLNDLSITRTSFDWGVKLPKSLNDPKHVMYVWLDALLNYITALGYGTDEKLMRYWPADFHLVGKDILRFHAVYWPAFLMSLGLPLPKHIAAHGWWTRDGEKMSKSKGNVVDPKIVADAYGLDNFRYFLLREVPFGQDGDFSQRALIDRINSDLSNDLGNLLNRIIGMSGKYFDHKISGTNVRKYHAREIKKTESIINGLEEYMFDMRLHKYLEELWKILGIANKSIDTYAPWSKMKEGKEDEAMATIALVANILAKTALMLHPVMPKTTLKIAQALGFEIENKNFEKFILQNELLPDFTIKSIPPLFPKIEKPLLEEKKRETTPKKAPKEEGIITIDDFFKVSLKIGTVIEAEEVPKSKKLLKLRVDLGEERPRQIIAGIKEFYSPEDLIGKQVCVVANLKPAKLMGLLSEGMILAARDENGLSLLMPETTKKPGTPVK; encoded by the coding sequence ATGAGCAGTAAAATGTATATAACTACTCCTATCTATTATGTAAATGATGTTCCACACATAGGTCACGCATATACCACAATCATTGCAGACACGGTCGCAAGATATGCAAGACTCAGGGGAATGGATACATTTTTCCTTACAGGAACAGATGAGCATGGACAGAAAATCGAACAGTCCGCAAAAGCGAAAGGAAAAACTCCGCAGGAGTATGCAGACGAGATAAGTAGAAAATTCAAAGAACTGTGGGACAGTTTTGAAATAAGCTATGACAAATTTATAAGAACTACAGACAAAGAGCATATTGAAGGTGTTCAAAAAGCCTTTGAGATAATGTATGAAAGAGGAGATATATACAAAGGTACATACGAAGGGCATTACTGCATCAGCTGTGAAGCCTTCTTTCCGGAAAGCCAGTTGGTAGATGGGGAGTTTTGTCCAGACTGCGGCAAAGAGACCGTAATTGTAAAAGAGGAAAGCTACTTTTTCAGACTTTCAAAATATCAGGAGAAACTACTTGACTGGTATAAGAGTGAGGAAGAATGCATACTTCCGAAATCGAAGAAAAACGAAGTGATCAAATTTGTGGAGGGCGGTTTGAATGACCTCTCCATTACAAGAACAAGTTTTGACTGGGGAGTAAAACTGCCAAAATCTCTTAATGACCCCAAACATGTTATGTATGTATGGCTCGATGCACTTTTGAACTATATTACCGCTCTGGGATACGGTACGGATGAAAAGCTTATGCGCTACTGGCCTGCAGATTTCCATCTTGTCGGGAAAGATATTCTTAGATTTCACGCCGTATACTGGCCGGCATTTTTGATGAGTCTTGGATTGCCTCTTCCAAAACATATAGCCGCACACGGATGGTGGACAAGAGACGGTGAAAAGATGAGTAAATCCAAAGGAAATGTGGTTGATCCGAAAATTGTAGCAGATGCATACGGACTGGATAATTTCAGATATTTTCTTCTAAGAGAAGTTCCATTCGGTCAGGACGGGGATTTTAGTCAAAGAGCTTTGATAGACAGAATAAACAGCGATTTGAGCAACGATCTTGGCAACCTTTTAAACAGAATCATCGGTATGAGCGGAAAATACTTCGATCATAAAATATCCGGCACAAATGTAAGAAAATATCACGCCCGGGAGATTAAAAAAACAGAAAGTATCATAAATGGACTTGAAGAGTATATGTTTGATATGCGCCTTCATAAATATCTCGAAGAGCTTTGGAAAATACTGGGTATCGCAAATAAATCCATAGACACATATGCCCCATGGTCAAAAATGAAAGAGGGCAAAGAAGACGAAGCTATGGCCACAATCGCTCTCGTTGCAAATATACTGGCAAAGACCGCTTTGATGCTGCATCCTGTTATGCCAAAAACCACTCTGAAAATTGCCCAGGCTCTCGGTTTTGAAATAGAAAACAAAAATTTTGAAAAATTCATATTACAAAACGAACTTCTGCCTGACTTTACTATAAAAAGCATCCCGCCGCTTTTTCCAAAAATTGAAAAACCTCTGTTGGAAGAGAAAAAAAGAGAAACCACACCCAAAAAAGCACCAAAAGAAGAAGGTATAATTACTATAGATGATTTCTTCAAAGTCTCTTTGAAAATAGGAACAGTTATAGAAGCTGAAGAGGTACCCAAAAGTAAAAAACTTCTAAAATTGAGAGTTGATCTGGGTGAAGAGAGACCAAGACAGATAATTGCAGGTATAAAAGAGTTTTATTCTCCTGAAGATCTTATAGGAAAACAGGTATGTGTTGTGGCAAATCTTAAGCCCGCAAAACTGATGGGACTTTTGAGCGAAGGAATGATACTTGCCGCAAGAGATGAAAACGGACTCAGCCTGTTGATGCCTGAGACAACAAAAAAACCTGGAACACCCGTAAAATAG
- a CDS encoding class 1 fructose-bisphosphatase — MHEIFEAIKRSAKRINEAINNEDLGYSEQQNRSGETQLKLDIKSDMIIEEELSQTSSVKTLASEEKTEPVVINEKGKYLIGYDPLDGSSLVDVNLSVGSIFGIYENDFSGKNLVAAAYVVYGPRVELVIADRCTSLYLLQNGEFEFVKEIRLKEKGKINAPGATQKFWPAHHKEMVESLFKEGYRLRYSGGMVPDLHQILLKGGGLFSYPGTEDKPKGKLRQVFEVFPFAKIFEKAEGFAIDGHKRLLELEPEHIHDTTPCFFGSQYEIQRVKEYYKNRS; from the coding sequence ATGCACGAAATTTTCGAAGCGATAAAAAGAAGCGCAAAACGAATCAACGAAGCGATAAACAATGAAGATTTGGGCTACTCCGAACAGCAAAACAGATCAGGGGAGACACAGCTGAAGCTTGACATAAAAAGCGATATGATTATCGAAGAGGAACTAAGCCAAACATCAAGCGTCAAAACACTTGCCAGTGAAGAAAAAACGGAACCTGTAGTTATAAACGAAAAAGGAAAATATCTCATCGGATATGACCCGCTTGACGGCAGCTCATTAGTGGATGTAAACCTGAGCGTAGGTTCGATTTTCGGAATTTATGAAAACGATTTTTCCGGCAAAAATCTCGTAGCGGCTGCATATGTAGTCTATGGTCCTAGAGTCGAACTTGTAATTGCCGACAGATGCACCAGTCTCTATCTTCTTCAAAACGGAGAGTTTGAGTTTGTAAAGGAGATAAGGCTTAAAGAAAAAGGCAAAATAAACGCACCAGGTGCTACACAAAAATTTTGGCCTGCTCACCACAAGGAGATGGTGGAATCTTTGTTTAAAGAGGGCTACAGACTCAGATATTCCGGGGGAATGGTTCCGGATTTGCATCAGATACTTCTCAAAGGGGGCGGACTTTTCAGCTATCCAGGAACAGAAGACAAACCAAAAGGCAAACTCAGACAGGTTTTCGAAGTATTTCCTTTTGCAAAGATTTTTGAAAAAGCAGAAGGGTTTGCGATAGATGGTCACAAGAGACTTCTTGAACTGGAGCCGGAACATATTCACGATACCACTCCCTGCTTTTTTGGCTCACAATATGAAATCCAGAGAGTCAAAGAGTATTATAAAAACCGATCGTAA
- the mobB gene encoding molybdopterin-guanine dinucleotide biosynthesis protein B, with the protein MKKRRLAVAFTGPSNSGKTTLIEKIAKLLIKEYKVAIIKNDPKDKAKFDIEGKDSYKFFQTGAEVVVTSPTRTTYFSHRKKSLEDIIDMVNDFDILLVEGLKTLPLPRIAVFRNSLDESYLGYIEAIATDESVDKNSIPENIDILDLNNPNQVIEWIFKNAKEV; encoded by the coding sequence ATGAAAAAAAGAAGACTTGCAGTTGCCTTTACAGGTCCGTCAAACAGCGGCAAAACAACGCTTATCGAAAAAATTGCAAAATTACTTATAAAAGAGTATAAAGTAGCGATAATAAAAAATGATCCCAAAGACAAAGCAAAGTTTGATATAGAGGGAAAAGACAGCTACAAGTTTTTCCAAACAGGTGCGGAAGTGGTAGTCACATCACCTACAAGAACCACATATTTTTCGCACAGAAAAAAGAGTCTGGAAGATATCATAGATATGGTAAACGACTTTGACATTCTTCTTGTAGAAGGACTTAAAACTTTGCCTCTGCCTAGGATTGCGGTTTTCAGAAACAGTCTGGATGAGAGCTATTTGGGCTATATAGAAGCAATTGCAACAGATGAGAGTGTAGATAAAAACTCTATACCCGAAAATATAGATATACTTGATTTGAACAATCCAAACCAAGTGATAGAGTGGATATTCAAAAACGCCAAAGAGGTATAA
- a CDS encoding lytic transglycosylase domain-containing protein: MKTLVLAALLPLFLFSKEITLQFLESKPTSIAKDYYIWRYLSQDITPQEAEKAFYQAKSVNIKIFSRFAKKSGNKEYKYLAHCMKMKPKELIKESAECIATGLTPYKMTKLSLKQRRELLPKIKKFEKTYSSLFVLSSSFPFASLLKSEKEIFLYVFSSVGDSFREKYLNHSIPANYLEGLKKQKGFDTFVNIAVTNPKMKKLHYSLFALSPENLSHSSAFLLAMNAVRYGQKKTALKFLEKAKEKAYYRFDIDKSIFWQYMLTGEKKYLEELCDSFDLNIYTIYAKEKLGRKIDNFVHLRVSNIEKTDIDLKDPFIWLGLLKKINKIPKEKLFEFAKKFNSKQTISAYAFILERAYGYKKHPFITPYEDILKGLTNDEKALVYALARQESRFIPSSISTSYALGAMQIMPFLAKAIAKEMRVENFDLDMMFDPKINVRFALHHLKYLKKYLKHPVLISYAYNGGIGFTKRKVIKNSLFKQKEFEPYLSMELIPYPESRRYAKKVLANYVIYKKIFEKSGKITPLFQKLAEFDHNHRF; this comes from the coding sequence ATGAAAACACTTGTTTTAGCGGCTCTTTTGCCGCTTTTTCTCTTTTCTAAAGAGATAACACTACAGTTTTTGGAATCAAAACCCACTTCAATCGCAAAAGACTATTATATATGGAGATATCTCTCTCAAGATATCACTCCCCAGGAGGCAGAAAAAGCTTTTTATCAGGCAAAAAGCGTAAATATCAAAATATTTTCAAGATTTGCCAAAAAGAGCGGAAACAAAGAGTACAAATATCTTGCCCACTGTATGAAAATGAAACCTAAAGAGCTTATAAAAGAGTCTGCAGAATGTATAGCAACGGGTCTTACTCCCTATAAGATGACAAAGCTCTCTTTGAAACAAAGAAGAGAACTTCTGCCTAAAATAAAAAAGTTTGAAAAAACATACAGTTCACTTTTTGTCCTCTCTTCTTCATTTCCTTTTGCATCTTTGCTGAAAAGTGAAAAAGAGATTTTTTTATATGTTTTCTCTTCGGTAGGTGACAGTTTCAGAGAAAAATATCTAAACCATTCCATACCGGCAAATTACCTTGAAGGGCTGAAAAAACAAAAAGGATTCGACACTTTTGTAAATATAGCCGTAACCAATCCCAAAATGAAAAAACTCCACTACTCTCTTTTTGCCCTCTCACCTGAAAATCTAAGCCACAGCTCTGCCTTCCTTCTTGCTATGAATGCCGTGAGATACGGTCAGAAAAAAACAGCTCTTAAGTTTTTGGAAAAAGCAAAGGAAAAAGCCTATTATAGATTTGATATAGATAAATCAATATTCTGGCAGTATATGCTGACAGGTGAGAAAAAATACCTTGAAGAGCTCTGCGACTCTTTCGATCTGAATATATATACAATTTATGCAAAAGAGAAACTGGGCAGAAAAATCGACAATTTTGTCCATCTTCGTGTATCAAATATCGAGAAAACAGATATAGACCTTAAAGATCCTTTTATATGGCTCGGTCTTTTGAAAAAAATCAACAAAATACCTAAAGAAAAACTTTTCGAATTTGCAAAAAAATTCAACTCAAAACAGACTATAAGTGCATACGCTTTTATTTTGGAAAGAGCATACGGATATAAAAAACACCCATTTATAACTCCATACGAAGATATCCTGAAAGGTTTGACAAATGACGAAAAAGCTCTTGTGTATGCTCTGGCCAGACAGGAGAGCAGATTTATCCCCTCTTCCATATCCACATCATATGCACTTGGAGCTATGCAGATAATGCCTTTTTTGGCAAAAGCCATCGCCAAAGAGATGAGAGTTGAAAATTTTGATCTGGATATGATGTTCGATCCCAAAATCAACGTCAGATTTGCACTTCATCACTTGAAATATCTAAAAAAATATCTAAAACATCCTGTTTTAATATCATACGCGTATAACGGGGGTATAGGTTTTACAAAGAGAAAAGTTATAAAAAACTCCCTTTTCAAACAAAAAGAATTCGAACCCTATTTAAGTATGGAGCTTATTCCATATCCGGAGTCCAGAAGGTATGCCAAAAAAGTGCTGGCGAACTATGTGATATATAAAAAGATTTTTGAAAAAAGCGGAAAAATCACTCCCCTTTTTCAAAAATTAGCCGAATTTGACCATAATCATCGCTTTTGA
- a CDS encoding YggT family protein: MVIATLIEAIANILHMVINIYIWVVIIAALITWVRPDPYNPIVQILYRLTEPVYAFIRRYIPTVISGIDLSPLIVIIALQFIDLFLVKLLFALAASL, translated from the coding sequence ATGGTGATAGCAACACTCATAGAAGCGATAGCAAATATTTTACATATGGTAATAAACATATATATCTGGGTCGTGATAATAGCGGCCTTGATAACATGGGTAAGACCCGATCCTTACAATCCCATAGTTCAGATACTATACAGACTTACAGAACCTGTCTATGCGTTTATCAGAAGATATATTCCAACGGTGATAAGCGGAATTGATCTGAGTCCTCTTATCGTGATTATTGCACTGCAGTTTATAGACCTTTTTCTGGTCAAACTACTATTTGCTCTTGCAGCAAGTCTATGA
- the gltX gene encoding glutamate--tRNA ligase, whose product MLRFAPSPTGDMHIGNLRVAIFNYIVAKQRNERFIIRIEDTDIERNIEGKDKEILKILEKFDIEYDDVIYQSKNVSFHQNFAYKLLNEKKAFACFCTPEELEVEREKAKAKSLAYRYSGKCEEITIEEAAKRAEPFVIRIKKPTEAIAFKDLLKGELLFEPKDVDSFVIVRANSMPTYNFACAVDDMLHDISLVIRGEDHLSNTPKQIHVRNMLGYTKEIEYLHLPIILNAEGKKMSKREKASSVKWLLEEGFLPGAIANYLISLGNKTPEEIFTMDEAIEWFDIKNLSRAAAKFDLDRLRFINRAHLGRLNDKELSKLLGFENENIGKLAKIYLEEASTLKELKNKIDAVFSEKKIEGEFKESAEKLKEIIQNSPQFESFDEFKKYLMQKSGLKGKNFFKPLRVLLTGSEHGPDLSDIYPYIKEDIKEIAK is encoded by the coding sequence ATGCTAAGATTTGCACCGAGCCCCACAGGAGACATGCATATAGGAAACCTGAGGGTTGCAATTTTTAACTATATCGTTGCAAAACAGAGAAATGAAAGATTTATAATACGTATAGAAGATACCGATATTGAAAGAAATATTGAAGGAAAAGACAAAGAGATACTTAAAATTTTGGAAAAATTCGATATTGAATATGATGATGTGATATATCAGAGTAAAAATGTGTCTTTTCACCAAAATTTTGCATACAAACTTCTAAACGAAAAGAAAGCATTTGCATGTTTTTGTACCCCTGAAGAACTGGAAGTCGAAAGAGAAAAAGCAAAAGCTAAATCTTTGGCGTACAGATACAGCGGAAAATGCGAAGAGATAACTATCGAAGAAGCGGCAAAAAGAGCCGAACCTTTTGTAATAAGAATAAAGAAGCCTACAGAGGCGATAGCTTTCAAAGACCTTTTGAAAGGTGAGCTTTTGTTTGAGCCCAAAGATGTGGACTCTTTTGTCATCGTCAGAGCAAACTCGATGCCTACATACAACTTTGCATGCGCAGTAGATGATATGCTGCACGACATATCTTTGGTGATAAGAGGAGAGGATCACCTATCAAACACCCCTAAACAGATACATGTAAGAAATATGCTTGGCTACACAAAGGAGATAGAGTATCTACACCTTCCCATCATACTAAACGCGGAAGGCAAAAAAATGAGTAAAAGAGAAAAGGCTTCAAGTGTAAAATGGCTTTTAGAAGAAGGATTTTTACCTGGTGCAATTGCAAACTATCTGATATCATTGGGAAACAAAACTCCAGAAGAGATATTTACAATGGATGAGGCTATAGAGTGGTTTGACATAAAGAACCTCTCCAGAGCCGCCGCAAAATTCGACCTTGACAGACTGAGATTTATAAACAGAGCTCATCTAGGCCGGTTAAACGATAAAGAGCTTTCGAAACTTTTGGGTTTTGAGAATGAAAACATAGGAAAACTTGCTAAAATATATCTTGAAGAAGCTAGTACACTTAAAGAGCTCAAAAACAAAATCGATGCGGTTTTTTCCGAAAAAAAGATTGAAGGCGAATTTAAAGAGAGTGCCGAAAAACTAAAAGAAATTATACAAAACTCTCCCCAATTTGAGAGTTTTGACGAATTTAAAAAATATCTTATGCAAAAAAGCGGACTCAAGGGAAAAAACTTTTTTAAACCTTTAAGAGTACTGCTTACCGGTAGCGAGCACGGCCCTGATCTGTCCGATATATATCCATACATTAAAGAAGATATCAAGGAGATAGCGAAATGA
- a CDS encoding phosphatidylserine decarboxylase: MKKRVITNIVSRSFGKFASHRFHPVLQKFINISYVKLMKLDMSEFKKPKEYRSLNELFTRSLVKKRVIDIADESIISPVDSLITECGRLESDRLLQIKGMEYSVKELLKEISAQNINRILDGEYINFYLSPRDYHRYHVPCDMQVRKAVHIPGRLYPVNLRFLKKKLNLFVENERVILECLNKEGVLFYIVLVGALNVGEMVLTFEERIRTNLDPDIKVYEYEDLWLKRGELFGYFKMGSTIVMLFEKESVELRVKSKDRVKYGIEVAKFKKG; this comes from the coding sequence ATGAAAAAAAGAGTAATTACCAATATAGTTTCAAGGTCTTTTGGAAAATTTGCCTCACACAGATTTCATCCGGTTCTTCAAAAATTTATAAATATATCCTATGTAAAGTTGATGAAACTGGATATGAGCGAATTTAAAAAGCCTAAAGAGTACAGGTCTTTAAATGAACTTTTTACACGTAGTCTTGTAAAAAAGAGGGTTATAGATATAGCTGACGAATCAATTATATCTCCCGTTGACTCTCTTATCACAGAGTGTGGAAGGCTTGAGTCCGATAGACTTCTGCAGATAAAAGGTATGGAGTATTCCGTAAAAGAGCTTTTAAAAGAGATAAGTGCTCAAAATATCAACAGGATTTTAGATGGTGAATATATCAACTTTTATCTCTCCCCAAGAGATTATCACAGATATCATGTACCTTGCGATATGCAGGTTAGAAAAGCGGTGCATATACCCGGTAGACTCTATCCTGTCAATCTGAGGTTTCTAAAAAAGAAGTTAAATCTTTTTGTGGAAAACGAGAGAGTCATTCTTGAGTGTTTGAACAAAGAAGGAGTACTTTTTTATATCGTTCTTGTGGGTGCTCTCAATGTAGGAGAGATGGTTTTGACATTCGAAGAGAGGATAAGAACAAATCTGGATCCTGATATAAAAGTTTACGAGTATGAAGATCTGTGGCTAAAAAGAGGAGAACTGTTCGGATATTTCAAAATGGGCTCTACAATCGTTATGTTATTTGAAAAAGAGAGTGTGGAATTGAGAGTTAAAAGCAAAGATAGGGTAAAATACGGTATAGAAGTAGCAAAATTCAAGAAAGGATAG